GCTGGCAGCACGAGCCGGTGCGTCCCTACTTCGAGCGAGGTAGGAAGCCAAAGCGCGAGGCAGCCTGACCCCCGCCGGGCTTCGGCCCGGCCTTCCCCCCTCCGCCTCGCGGACGAGACGCCCTCCCTCCGGGGAGGGCGTCTTTGCGTGAACGGGTCTGCCCGCCCCTCCGTCGGGGCGGCGCCCCTAGAATGACGGCGACCTCTCCGGTCCATGGCCCATCCGATGCGAACCGAATCCGACATCTGGCACCTCGTCGTCGTCCCCACGCCCTACCGGGTGGGGCCGGCCAACGTCTACGTGTTGGACGACGGGCCGCTCACGCTCTTCGACTGCGGCCCGAACACCCCGGCCGCCATGAACGCGTTGCGGCTCGGGATGGCGGGGCTGGGCCTGGCCCTCGAGCAGGTCGCCCGGGTCGTGATCAGCCACGGCCACCCCGACCACTACGGGCTGGCCCCGGCCATCCAGGAAGCGTCCGGTGCCCAGGTGTTCGTGGGCGAACACGACCTGCCCAAGATCAACGAGCGCAGGACGATCTTCGAGACCGGCGCCCTGCTCATGGAGGCGGGGATCCCTATGGAGGTCCTGGTCGACATGGGGGAGCGCGATCGCAAGATGGGCGACCTCCATCCGCCCATCGAGCACGCCATCCCCCTGTCCGGCGGGGAGCGCTTCCAGTTCGACGACTTCGTGCTGGAGGCCATGCACCTGCCCGGCCACACCTCGGGGCACATCTGCCTGCTGGAGCCGGAGCGCCGGATCCTGTTCGCGGGCGACACGCTGTTGCTGCACATCAGCCCGAACCCCTTGCTGGAGCCGAGGCCGGACGACCCCACCGTCCGCCGCAAGAGCCTGGTCGAGTACCTCCACACGCTGGACGTCCTGGAGTCCCTGGAGCTCACCGAGGTGTGGCCGGGGCACGGCGAGCCCATCCTCGATCCCCCGGCCACCATCCGCCAGATCAAGGAGCACCACCAGGAACGCAAGGAGCGGCTGGCCGAACGCCTGGACGGCGACGGCAAGTCGCCGTTCCAGCTGGCCCGCGAGATGTGGCAGAACCTGGAGGGATTCGACAACTTCCTGGCGGTCTCGGAGGTCGTCGCCCACCTCGACCTGCTGGAGATGGAGGGGCGGGCGGAGCAGGTGGCGAAGGACGGAGTGGCGTTCTACCGGAGGCCGTCGGACGCCCGGACTGCCGGGGGCTCGGCAGGCTAGGACCATCGTCGCTCTCAAGAGCGGGGCGATTCCCTCCGACAACCGGATTGAACGCTCAGCGAATGACCGCTCCCCCCAAAGGCGCCAGGTCATGCCACAGGCCACCGACGGGCCTCCCATGCGGGAGGCCGATTGTCCTTTCTGCGAACGGCAGGTGCTCGTCTACGAGGACCCGCCGCGATGCCCGCTGTGCGCGTGCCCCCTCGACCTCGACCGGATGCGGCCGTTCATGTTCCCTGGAGAGCAGTAGGCGCGCCCTTGGGGCCGGGTTCAGCCCGGGCCCGGCTCGGAACCGCGGTCAGTGGGGGGTTCCGGAGGCGGGTTGCGCTCGGCCACGATCCGGTCCCGGATCTCCTTGGCCTCGGCCAGCCGGGCCCTGTCCACGAACAGGCGCACGCCGAACTCCCACACCTGGCTGAGGTAGCCCGGTTCCTTGAACCACCACACGATCCCGGCCCTATCCAGCTCCCCGGCGATCTCGTTCGCGGTCTCCCGCGTGAACTGGCCGAGGTGCACCGTGCTGATGCTGTCCGTCATGTCGAAGCCACCCTACCGCCGCCGGCCCGGCCGCTCGGCGACAGCGAGGAGGTCGAGGGAACCGGACGGCTGGCCGAGCTGGAAGTGGCCGGCCCGGACGGCCCGCGCCGCCAGGCGAAGCCCCGGCGGCAGCTCCGCGAACGGGGTACGGGCCAGGCGGTGCTGGAGCGACCCGCCGGCCGGACGGTCCAGCGCACGGAGCAGGGGACCGGCGTGGATGCCGCCCAGCCGCACTCGTTCGAACCGGGCCCCGAGCAGGCCGCCCAGCTCGCCGCCCGTGTACTCGTGGACGTGGAACGGGTTCGGGTTCCCGTCGTCGGACGTCTCGCGGTTGGGCGTGGCGACCAGCAGCACGCCGCCCGGCCGGAGCAGCACGCCGGCGGTCTCGACGAACTCCCCGGGGCAGTACAGGTGCTCGAGGATCTGGAACGCTACGACGGCGCTGAACGAGCCCGGGCGGAAGGGCAGCCGGCACGCGTCCGCCCGCAGCACCGGCCCCGCGGAATGCGCACGCGCGGCGTGGGCGGCGGCCCCGGCGTCGAGGTCCATCGCCACCACCTGCACTCGGCCCTCCCGGCGCAGCAGGTCCGCGCCGTAGCCCTCGCCGCAGCCGGCCTCGAGGACCGGGCCCGCGCCCCGGGTGGCCAGCAGCCGGGCGGCGACGCGGTACGCGGCCTGGTGGCGCCGGAACCAGTAGTTCTCGTCGGCGACGCCCGGGAAGGTCCGTGCTCCGCGGCTGGCCCGGATGAACTCGACGTCGGGCGCCCTCACGGTCTCGGACCGCAGGCCGCCCCCACGAACACCCGGATGGCCAGGTAGTGACTGCGGTCCAGGAGCGACTCGACACACACCGGGGTGCCCACGTCGATCAGCTGGACGTCGTCCGCGCTCATCAGGACCCACCGGCCCGAATCCTGCCGGTAGAACTTCGTCGCCCCCTCGGCCAGCCGGCGGATCGACAGCCGGGACCCCGGCTCCTCGACCACGTTCATCCGGTGCGGCGTGACGGTGGCGGTCTGGCCGGAGACCCACACCACCGGCGGCTGGCCCGGTACGGTGGTGGCGGCGCCCGTGGAAGGCGTGGGGAGGCTCGCCAGCCGCAGATGCGTCCCCGAGCAGGCCGGCAGCGCGGCCAGAAGCATCAGCGCCATCACCCCGATCCGGCCGGTTCGCACGACGAACATCTTGGGGCATGGGCCGCCCCGGTACCGAGGTCCCGAAGCCCCGCCGGTTCAGCCCTTGCGGGTTTTGATCTTCTCCGTGAGCTGGGGAAGGATCTTCAGCGCGTCGCCCACCACGCCGACGTCGGCGACCTTGAAGATGGGGGCGTCGGCGTCCTTGTTGATGGCGATGATCCGCTTCGACTCCTTCATCCCCACCAGGTGCTGGATGGCACCGGACACGCCGATCGCGATGTACACCTCGGGCTTCACGGTCTTGCCGGTCTGGCCGACCTGGTGGCTGTAGGGAACCCACCCGGAGTCCACCACCGCGCGGGTGGCCCCTACCGCCGCGTTGCCGATGGCCTTGGCCAGGTCCTCCACCAGCGAGAAGTTCGAGGGGTCCTGGAGGCCCCGGCCACCCGAGATCACGACCTTGGCGTCCTCGAGCTTCGGGCCGCTGGTCTCCTCCTCGTGCCGCTCCACGCGCTTGGCCTTCTTCAGCTCGTCGGGGACGTCCACGTTCACGGGCACGACGTTGGCCTGCCCGCCAGAGGACGGTTCCGCCGGAAACGACTTCGGCCGGACCAGCACGAGCTTGGGGTCCGGGCCCTCCAGCGAGACGTCCACGATCTTGGTGCCACCGAAGATCTGCGTCTGCGCCTTGTCCGTCCCCAGCACGTCCGTCGCGTTGCTCATCAGCGCGG
This is a stretch of genomic DNA from Actinomycetota bacterium. It encodes these proteins:
- a CDS encoding MBL fold metallo-hydrolase: MRTESDIWHLVVVPTPYRVGPANVYVLDDGPLTLFDCGPNTPAAMNALRLGMAGLGLALEQVARVVISHGHPDHYGLAPAIQEASGAQVFVGEHDLPKINERRTIFETGALLMEAGIPMEVLVDMGERDRKMGDLHPPIEHAIPLSGGERFQFDDFVLEAMHLPGHTSGHICLLEPERRILFAGDTLLLHISPNPLLEPRPDDPTVRRKSLVEYLHTLDVLESLELTEVWPGHGEPILDPPATIRQIKEHHQERKERLAERLDGDGKSPFQLAREMWQNLEGFDNFLAVSEVVAHLDLLEMEGRAEQVAKDGVAFYRRPSDARTAGGSAG
- a CDS encoding class I SAM-dependent methyltransferase; this encodes MRAPDVEFIRASRGARTFPGVADENYWFRRHQAAYRVAARLLATRGAGPVLEAGCGEGYGADLLRREGRVQVVAMDLDAGAAAHAARAHSAGPVLRADACRLPFRPGSFSAVVAFQILEHLYCPGEFVETAGVLLRPGGVLLVATPNRETSDDGNPNPFHVHEYTGGELGGLLGARFERVRLGGIHAGPLLRALDRPAGGSLQHRLARTPFAELPPGLRLAARAVRAGHFQLGQPSGSLDLLAVAERPGRRR
- a CDS encoding electron transfer flavoprotein subunit alpha/FixB family protein, whose product is MAGIWVYADVKAGGKVDPSALELLTKARDLDGEVAAVALGPGATEAAQTLGEYGAATVYASDDEVYGQFIGQPAAHALHELVKEHQPSLILFGLTYDSRDVAGRLQARLGSALMSNATDVLGTDKAQTQIFGGTKIVDVSLEGPDPKLVLVRPKSFPAEPSSGGQANVVPVNVDVPDELKKAKRVERHEEETSGPKLEDAKVVISGGRGLQDPSNFSLVEDLAKAIGNAAVGATRAVVDSGWVPYSHQVGQTGKTVKPEVYIAIGVSGAIQHLVGMKESKRIIAINKDADAPIFKVADVGVVGDALKILPQLTEKIKTRKG